In Cucurbita pepo subsp. pepo cultivar mu-cu-16 chromosome LG10, ASM280686v2, whole genome shotgun sequence, the DNA window TGTTATTACGCCTCCACTAGTCATTATTCTGATAGTTATCTTCTCTCCGATGATATTGACAACCAATTGTTGGTTTCAATGTCCTTGCTACGTATGCCAATTATAATgttcaaataaatacatttgAGAATGCTTCTGAaagtagttttattttatacgaGATGTTTTCAATTATGCATACACAGCTGGAGAATGGGCAAGTGAAATGGTGTTTAATGCTAGTGTTAAATGAAATATCaccataaaaaagaaaggtccAAATCTGTCGAAAAGGGATGCTCAAACATTCATTTCGATGTAGAAATGGGCCAACTTTCATCACCCACAGGTTTTTAGAGAGACTATACATAGCTGTCAAGTTGATATCAATGCTAGAGCTTTGCTACCCTTTCCTGGGTGAAGATGTGGAAAATTCATGGTACACGGAACAAAAGGGACCCCATAATTTATTAGGCCCAATCAGGAAACTGTTTACATAAGCGTACATTGTTGACAAACTGGATACAACTTTATAAgcaataaattgaaattaatgtttATGAATAGGGTGTGGATGCTCTAGTTGAACCTTTTTcctattattttcaaatgtatGATATTGAACAGTGAGGGAATGGAACGAACaatgtaagaaaataataatatacctCATTCCCGAAGACCGTCTTCGGAGGGGCCTTGACAGAGACatgaattgattttatcttcaCTGGTATGAGGACTGGCAATAGAAGCCTATTGACAGCAAAAATGAACTATACATATTGTGATTGACATTGTTGTGGCCGCGTAGGGCAGCTTCTAAATGGAGGACCCGGCGTAATAGCTGCGAATGACTATTCGTTGTGTGTCCCAAGCTGGAAAAGTTGACTGCTACTTGTGCTGAAATTATTCACGTATCTCGTTGTTCATCCACATTGGTTTCACCTAATTCTGTCGCCTGCCTTTCACTTAAACCATCCTTGACATTGTCTGAATGTGAGTTCTCTGGGTTCTTTCCAGTTTTGCGATCCTAAGACAACATTTCAGGCTTGGTTTAACGATCAATATGAAACAAACTTCGAGAAGTTGGAAAAGATAAATGGAGCATTCAATGAACTAGAGGTTCTATGATTCAGCATATCCCATTTGCAGTCTCATTGGAAAGCACAAGAAGCAAGGATCGATTCTATCGAAACTTACTCGGGAACTAACGAACTCTTATGAGGGAAAACCATTTGCAGTATGAATGGTGACTAGCCTGAAAAAGTGAGGTAAATGACTACTACATTCGTATCTTGAAAACTTAGGATTAAGATTCCCTTAGCATATTGGTGATGGTTTGCTCAAATTAAATACTTGCCACTTCAGCATTATGTTTTCATTCATTATCTGAAACTGAGAGTAGATCGATCCATTGATTATGTGTGTCATGGCATTCTGCAACTCCTAACTcctaaatattaataaacctatccaagatatatatatagaacaaTAAATGAACTTCAAGTAAACTTTGTTTCATACCCCTTTTAAGGTAGCCTCTTCAGCTTCAAGCATATGAATAATGTGTCCCATTTTTGGCCGCTTCTGAGCATTTGGGTCCACACAGCGTAATGCAACAAGAAGAGCCCGCTTTAATGCTCTTGAAGTAGGCTTTTCAGAAAGCTTTGGATCCAATACGCCCTCCGGGTTACGGTTACTAACCAATCTCTTAAGCCAATCGATCAAGTGTACCTGTAAATTTTAACCTCTGCAAACTCATAATcgaacaaaaggaaaaaagggagATCTGAAGAATGGTATATATACAGCGCttaataatgatttttcttCAAAGTATGGAGCATACCTCATCTGGAGGACGACCATAATCCACAGGGTTCCTTCCTGAGATTATTTCCATAACGAGTATTCCAAAACTATACACATCACTTCTTTCATTTAGCATCCCCGTACTTGCATATTCTGGCGCTACATAGCTGTTAAGTAGCATAAATCCCATTACAAAATCTAAATTCACACATGAGATACCCACAAGAACGTATATAGAAACATCAAATGATATACATGTACGCACCCAAATGTTCCCATGACTCGAGTTGTGATATAGCTATTATCAGAGCATAGTAGCTTAGCAAGCCCAAAATCTGAAACCTTGGAATTCCATTGCTTATCGAGTAATATATTGCTTGATTTGATATCCCGGTGAACAACCTTTGGTTCCAATCCTTCGTGAAGATAAGCTAGCCTACATATGCAAGTTATAATACATTAATGTCAAGAATGTAATGCAGGCCGGGGCTGGGGGATGGAGAAAACTCAAGCTTCTACATTGAATTGAAGCTAGACAATACCCTTTAGCGGTTCCAAGAATGATATTCATTCTAATCTCCCAGGTAAGAGGGCTGAAAGATCCCACATCCCCATGAAGCCATTGTTCCAAGTTTCCATTATTTATGTACTCGTATACAAGCATCCTATCACATCACATGGAGAAGAAAAGGCAGATTTTATTGCTCAACATTCAAAGATTAAATGCAAGcatacaaatgaaaataatggaaTGAGTGAAGTTTCGTCTTTAGAACCGCAGGCAagcttttaaagaaaaagccGCAAAGGTATTTGGGGGGAAAGAAACAGAGTACCTGTGAGCACCTTCAGCACAGTATCCAAGTAATCTAACTAGGTTCTTGTGTCTGACTCGTCCAATtgcttcaacttcaactttaAACTCCTTCTCGGCTTGTCCCCTACGAAATTAATGATTCTTTAATGCAAGTCCCAATCCACGCACTAAGGCAGAGGAAATCAAGGTTGaagaaatatatgaaaaaatagtACCTATTGTTCAGTAAATTCTTAACAGCAACCTGAGTTCCATCCTCCAATATGCCATGATAAACAATTCCATACCCACCCTCACCGATTACATTATCGGGGGCGAAGCCGTTAGTGGAAGCTTCGAGCTCTCTGAGAGTGTACCAATGCCCCCAACCCAAATGGGAAACTTCAGGCACCACCATAGGCAACTGATCACCACCACATCGGCCCTCTCCACTGCCGTGCGAGGAAGACGACCGACCTAGGCGCTCAGGATATGAAATCCTATGATCCTTCCCGATCTCAATATGAATCCTGTTCACTCGCTCTTCGTCCTGAGGCAACGAAAGCAACGCTTGGCGCTCAACTCCGGGGATTACTTCCGGCTCGACCTGAAAATGAGCTCTACTACTAGGCttattttcttggttttgaGCGAGGGGCTGCTCGATTCTGATCTCTTGGATTTCTTTGGAGACGATTGGAATTGTGGGTTTGTGAGAAATGTTCTTGCGAGAGCGTTTAGAGGCGATCCAAAGAGAAATAAGAAACAGAAAGAGCACAAAAGCTGCTCCTACACAAACCCCAAGAACAACCCACAAGCGTAGGCCAAAAATAGAAGTCTGCTTGGAGAGCTGGTCGGTCATGGAGCCTGATTTGTGGTCAGACATTCATTCAATCAGTCCGATTATCATCGGCAGGAAAGAAACACAGCTCCTTCTACACACCCGCCCTAAACGAAAAGAATCGAAGGGATAAATTTATAGTCGGTGGTGACATCAGAGTTGGAAGAGACGAGAGGCAGTGAAAGAGAGGGATGATGAGTAAAggaagggagagagaaagagagagagagaattgggAGTAAGAAGCAGCTGGCATGATGGGACCTTTTGGAATCGATAAAATCAGAGTCCCAATTTGGTTTGTTCTTGGGCTTCCCACTAAATTTACGCGGGCACAGAGATCTTCTTTACAAACACCATCCATCATCATCAAACCCTGCCCTGCCAATGCCAATGTCAATGCCATGTGAGAAATGGCACTCCTTCAACTCACAAATTTCAGGCTGAAGCTCCACGCCAGGAATATTGATTTGAGTGGTTATGAACAGTAAGAAACCGGATCCAATTCCCTTTCCCTAAATAGTAAACCCAGCACCGCAGACTTCCCAAGTATGGATCACCCTCTCATCATTGGTCATCTGCTCCGGCCCACTTCAAAATTCTTCTCGACCCAACTATAAACTTTAGCATCCGTTTATTGGATGacattttaacaaaatattctcAAACTAGATTTTATGAACATTAACTAAGCCATTAACATTTTcacctaaatttattttgatctcttctttactattttataacCTTTTAgaacatagttttttttttttaaagtgaatatggaagtttctttttaacatttaattatttagaattgtTCTAAAATCGTCATCTTTAATCCATCCAAGATATTGTTCTTCAAAGGTAGATTCTATGCTTGACTGGGTGTTAAAAGTATTTTCTTAATTGCAGCATTACGGTACCTTAAATCCAAATTAAAGGGGTTGGAATCAACAATcgttgaaatatttttaaaagcaaCTATGATTGATAGTTTTTCAGAACGGAAACTTGAACAGAACAGTCACAAAAGAGCTATATACTCTAAAACTGACATTTTAGTTTGATTAGTGTGTTCATATCACATACGTATCGAACATTTGGACACTGCAACATTTTCTGGACATGTATCAAATTCTTGCCAGTGCAATAAATGCGTTAGAAACTAGTTGCACGAGGTCAAACTAAGTCAACACTTGTTATACATGCATCATATATCAAAGAGACAAATATGacaaaaataatcaattttaatggataaactcaggttttatgtagtataaaaataatatacatttttaaaaacatatttaataaacGAGCCATTGTCGGGctagatttaaaaaatgacatgTCGTGTTATATGTGTCGTCTCATAGCTTcttagcccaaaaataaacaaGGGATCAAAGTATCATTAACTAATCTGAATACAGAgtaaaatacataaattagAAACAAGAAACGTGGCTAGACCCCAAAAGATGGATGAGAAAAACGAATCAACGCCGGAGAAAAATGAGTCAGATTTGTACAAGACAAAACTATGCAGATCCTCTCCATAATTAGCCAGCTCTATGCAACATTTTCCCATTTTCAGAGTGATTTGTCAAACGCAAGTGAATAATTTGAAGAGAATAAGAATATATAAAGGGCGACAGAAAATGTCAACAATCTTGATCATTGCAGCTCTGTTGTTTCAGTTGCTCTGCCTGTGTTGATGCTGATATGTGAACCAAAAGTACAGAAAAATGgcagagaaacaaaaaaggagTTGAATTCTACCCATTAAAAAGGGAAGGGAATACAAAGACTGTGCTCTGGAGTGTAATTTAGAAGCACACCTGATCGATTTTCTTCAATGATGCACGGTTCCAATGAGACGCCATTCTGTAGTTCTTGTAAATCAGGGGGCGCTGGAATGCTATTGGGGCATGACACTgcaacaaacaaaatgaaggataatcttgttttgttgattCTAGTTGATTTGACCATTCTCATGAAATCATCAGAATAAGTCATGGAAATGGAATATTGTGGAAGGTTGGTAGATCAAATTACTCACAGAAGGGAGTTGTCTCCGATTGGCCGATCGCATTCACTTGGTGATCTCGCAGTGCTTCTCTGCAAATCTCCTTCAAATGCAACATGGAAAGCTCAAGCATTGTCAGTTTCTAGTTTTTATTGAGAAGGGACTTGAAATATTGATTATACTCCTGCTTTCAACCTTATACTAACAAAACCAACCTATAAATTATTGGGAAGTTACCTTGGACTTCGGGGACCCACTCAAGTAAAAGGGAACTAGGTGAGTTTGGATGGGCGGGGCCAATTCAAATGGAGTTTGTGGATTAGTTCTTCCAATGTCTGACATGAAAGGATGGATGGAGGCAGCCTTTTGGTCAGGCAAACTGAGAAAGATCTGGTTGGGTCTCTCTTGGTCAGAGGGAAGTGACCTGCTTCCTTCACCAAAGTCCATTCTCATGGGGGAAAGTTGGAGATATTGCAAACTTCCAGGCAAGTTCATAGGATGCAAACTCAAGCCATGTCTCATCGACAGCATCTGATTGATGTGAATAAACCCAGAAATGAACTTGGAGAATGTTACGATCTAAAGAATAGTTGGAAAATACACCCAcctgaagttgaagttgaagctgcttgagatattcgattgCATCGTCCAGCATCGAGGCCTTGTCAGTCTGTTGCACTTGAACCCAACAGAGCtcaaaaaaagggaagaaatcaaaaccaaacagCAACAAAATTTGGAATTCAATTGTGTGTTACCTTGTTAGAATTGGGGACCAGATTTTGCAAGGccttcattttctcattaattctGCTCCTTCTTCTCTGCTCAGGAAaggatcaaaataaaaaacgaagATAATAACGTTTCGAAagcaaaataaaaggaaagagaagtaCCTTTTCAGACATATTATGAACTTCGGCGGCTCTGCTTCTCTTGGAAGAACTGCGAGGATTGGGCTTCGTAGGCAGGTCGTCTTCAACCAATGCCTCCAGACCCTACTACGCATTTACACAAACACAATGTGTGGATAAGAAGGTCACCATTCCCATTCCCACCAGCTCAAGCCtcagaagggaaaaaaaggaatGTAAAAACAGAACCCACGAGTGGAATGAAGTGTGTACCTCACTTTCGCATTCAAACTCATCGTTTTCATACTGATCACTAGCTCCGACATGTATAGAAGACGCATTGGGTGGAGCGGGTGTGGGACAAGAGCGCAAGGGATCATGTACTACACCGGAAGATGAGAAATTTGCAAATTGTTCTGAGGCATCGACGGGGGAGATCTCTTCAGGAATTGCATTAGGCGGCCCGTAAGGAGGGGAAATGTTATGGGTTGGAGGGGTGAAGGCTCTAATGTTGCAGGTGAGCTCTGAGAAGATGGAGGGAgaaggagaggaaaagaggagagaggagTGGGGAGCGGCGGAAGAGGAACGCAGCAACATTTGTTGCAGAAACAGAGAGATTTCATCGGGAGGGGAAGAAGAGGagacggcggcggtggcggtggcggtggcggggAGTGTCCACGTCGAAGAAGAACATGCATTTTGATCGCAATTGTTGGAAATGGAATGGTCCATTTTAGAGGGATAGGAAGCGATGCACGGCAGTGCTCTAAATAGTCATTTTAGGTTGGGTATTGGGTTTGTTGAACATCGTCCGCTCCGTTGGTCGGCGTTGTATCCTGTAATCTCTCCGCCACTTTTCTGCCCGGAACTACTAGGCGGGTTACGCTGTTTCCCCCCCTTAAAATCATACTTCCAGCtctatttaaattaaaccttttaacaaaatttcatttttcattgatttagTGGTTTgaaccttcaaattttaaggcatattttattattagagatataatatcaatttatttaatttatttgtatattatCTTTTACGAAAAGAAATACTATTATGTTGAATCTCTAACCAACCTTTTGAtcgagaatatatatatataattaattaaattatatttaagttAGTGATCCATACattgttatattataaaacgatgtattataaaaattacaagtttacaTTTTAAGGAACTaaagttattatattttttatattttaagtagGATTAAgatatgtttaaaaattaagaatataattttttttaagtaaaactaaattacaagtttaattgatttaattttcaaaattaattttttaatatgtaattagtttttatgtgttaaatgggtttttgaatattaaatatattaggcatattataaacttttgaattttatattattttttaaacttgatAACTTcgtattaaaatgaaattgaatgaatgaggattttccaaattttaattaagaaaaaattgaagagattTAAGAAGCTAATTAAATCCtaaatataaaacatgtttaaagTTAAATACAATTCAAGCACTGAAGACAAGGTGATTATTTAATGCGTTAATGAAAGGTGTAGAAGACGCGCGTAGATAGGGCGTGAGAAGGAGGATGAGGGTTTGAGCAGCGTGGTCTGAAAATTGTCAGTAACCGAATTGTGATTGGAGGGTCAATGATGGTACAGTAATCTCttctattattattctatTCTTTCCCCAGCTATGTCTGCTTCTGTCCCTCGCACGTGACCCCCACCATCTAATTTTCATCTAATTCACacaattaattaacttttctCCATAATCTGTGTTTCCCATTTTACTTATCTACAATTTCGATAACATTCCACCATCTacttttttgtattatttttcaaacccCTTTTCACCGGTATTTTGTTAgtattgaataataataataataatatataaaaaatcatgGGATGGGAGATAcaatgaatttatatttaatttaatcaattcCAAAATTTCCCATTTTTTACTGTCTCGTCTTCGTAGCAAGGAAGGACAAGCATACATTTCCTCCATGCCTCCTCTAATTTCTTCGCTTCATCAACTTTAGAAACAACGGAATCCACAACACTTATCTGAGCCCATCCCCATGGAGTATGGCATAATGAGTACCGTAGATTCTAATCCAATACATACGCTCGATATCGTTATAACTAAAATAGTAAAATGTAGGTGAGACAATTCATCATAACtaggggtttttttttttttttttaatctaagtAGGTGTTTAGATTATTCCATTGAGGTAAAACGTCACCCACTACTAATGAAAGAATTAtggttatgtttttttttttcgtgattattaacataatttatgtttgttttaaatgaaCATACTtgtgttttttaaattcttattttaaatcttcGTAAAAggaactatttatttatatttttcttcaaagacAAAAATCCATAAAACGATCCCACAACATCTATACGTGCAATTTAATACCTTGGGAACATACCATTTTCTCAAAGTGAAGGCCCACCAATCAAATCACAAATCGAAATTGATCAAATTGGAGTCCTGTAATATTAATAAGAGCTATAGGATCAAATAGTGATGAGACTGGAAACTCGCTTGTGTTTGAATGTCGAtttgatgtatgatgacattACTTGATAGAGATGGTAATACTTTTTGTGGACTCGATCGTAGAGAAGACACGACATCCTTTTGCCTAGTCGCACCTTGTCACGTTTTATTTATTGACGtcctttctttcttaaaaaatgtttttaacaaaataatttaatcaacttcttcaatttaattttcataaaatagaaataaaggCGGCAAACTTTAAGATTTTAACATTTTAGTGTATTaaggttatttttaaaattggaacAATTTAATTTCGAATTTCTTATCAGAATCTATTGTTAAATTctattagaaaatatttagaactaaagatttataattatatctaATTATTGTCTAATCCACCTGGGATGGTATAATATCAGAAATCatataatattgtaaattaatcatttacttacttaaattaataaattattatacgATATCGAAATCCCTAATATATCAAATCATGATAACAGCATATGTTCGGGACTCTGTTATTGTAGAGAACTAAGAAACGGGAGGGATCGGGGTATCTCCGTTTGAACAGCGGCGCGCAAGACAGGCTCAGTAACGAACAATTCTTGGAACATAGGCCGCAGCCTGAGCCAAGTCTTTTGATATCCAACACAACCAAAACACAGCCGTTGCTGTGAGTCCTCAAGCAGCGGAAAGCGTTGCTCAGGATTTTGTGGGAATGGTTAAAACTAAGCACCAAAAGTCCAATCCTAAGCGACACCCGCAAGTAATTCCTTCTATCTCTCGTTTCTCAAATCTACGCCTTCTTTCATTGTGCACAACGACAACccttattttcttgtttaagCTCTTACCTCTGTTCCATTCCTAATGCAACGCCCAATTGTGTGCTTATGCTGGCTCATCCCAAGTTATCATTGGGGTTGAATTTACCCCAATTTTTCTGAACTAGCTTCATGACTATTATGCTAGATATCAGTTTTATCATTGTTAAAGCTCAGTGATtgcttaaaaatatatcataactTATATTTGGGTTTAGTGATGCTGTACTGCAGAATCAGAGCCCGGACTTTAGAATTCAAATATCCTGCAATGTCAACCTAATCTTATTTGATATTAATTCtgagttttgtttgtttgcgGAGTGTTAAAGAATATatgaaaagattaaatatacTCTAATTTGTAGGCCAGATTTCATTGGGTCGGGTAATCTAACAATTATTGGTTTGTTTAGAAGTAGTTGTTTAGTAGTAGCTTTTAGGTTTTGTCAAATGAGCATAATTCAATGGTTAAGTCACTAGCAATCTTCTCTAAAAGTCAAAGGTCGAATCTCTATCCTTACAGTTGCAatgctatatatatacacacaaacacacacacaaagtTTGTTGCTTAGCAAGAAGTTTTGGGTTATTTAAAGGGAAGAATATGTCTTTGCAAGATACTTCCGAGGTAAAAGGTAACATTAGTTGGTGGCTGGAGACTAGCCAACTTCCATTTCTCCGGACATGTCCAGTAAGCTTCATTGCAACGAAGTGGTTGATTAATATGTTCACACTATACATTACAGTCTCTGCTAATGCATGCCTCGAGCTTGATGTTAAGCTAGATGATCAGAATTTCCTCTAATACTAGTTCCCTGAAAACGGTTTTGATTGGCAGAACAAAAAGCCTGGAAAGTCACCTGATATTTCGCAGTTTCGTGCTCAGCTTGACTTGTTGAACCTCAAAATTGTACAAGTGACCGCAGATGGTAATTGTTTTTTCAGGTCAGGAATGATTAGATGAATGCATATTATTCTTGTTGAGAATCGTATATTGCTAGTAGTTGCCTGAGGATAGGGCCTGGGAGATGTCATATTTCCTTGGTGGTTCCATTTGTACCTCTTCTTTcaatcaatatatttatatactgCATAATGCATATAACTCTAAGCTTATGAGATTTTCgttcatttttgtttcaaatggtCTGCATGCTTATCAATTGACTTGTCTAATGCTCATATTTTCAAGAGATTTTCTATTTGGCTTatgtttttttgaaagttaCTCTTGTATAATCTCAATAAGTTGCAGGGCCCTTGCAGATCAGTTAGAAGGGGATCAAGAGGAACACGAAAAGTACCGGAAGATGGTCGtacaatatattttagtaTGTATCAGGAACTAGCTTCTCATACTAACTCTGGCATTGTACTTAACCATACTTTCTTATAATGAGTATAAACTTTACCTAGTacacattattttttaacctttaaTAGTAACTACAATATGTTAGTATTCCTTATGCACTGCTCCGTACAATGTGTCTAGATTACAAAAAATgt includes these proteins:
- the LOC111804326 gene encoding transcription factor SPATULA-like, whose translation is MDHSISNNCDQNACSSSTWTLPATATATAAVSSSSPPDEISLFLQQMLLRSSSAAPHSSLLFSSPSPSIFSELTCNIRAFTPPTHNISPPYGPPNAIPEEISPVDASEQFANFSSSGVVHDPLRSCPTPAPPNASSIHVGASDQYENDEFECESEGLEALVEDDLPTKPNPRSSSKRSRAAEVHNMSEKRRRSRINEKMKALQNLVPNSNKTDKASMLDDAIEYLKQLQLQLQMLSMRHGLSLHPMNLPGSLQYLQLSPMRMDFGEGSRSLPSDQERPNQIFLSLPDQKAASIHPFMSDIGRTNPQTPFELAPPIQTHLVPFYLSGSPKSKEICREALRDHQVNAIGQSETTPFLSCPNSIPAPPDLQELQNGVSLEPCIIEENRSASTQAEQLKQQSCNDQDC
- the LOC111804516 gene encoding probable serine/threonine-protein kinase At1g01540, which codes for MSDHKSGSMTDQLSKQTSIFGLRLWVVLGVCVGAAFVLFLFLISLWIASKRSRKNISHKPTIPIVSKEIQEIRIEQPLAQNQENKPSSRAHFQVEPEVIPGVERQALLSLPQDEERVNRIHIEIGKDHRISYPERLGRSSSSHGSGEGRCGGDQLPMVVPEVSHLGWGHWYTLRELEASTNGFAPDNVIGEGGYGIVYHGILEDGTQVAVKNLLNNRGQAEKEFKVEVEAIGRVRHKNLVRLLGYCAEGAHRMLVYEYINNGNLEQWLHGDVGSFSPLTWEIRMNIILGTAKGLAYLHEGLEPKVVHRDIKSSNILLDKQWNSKVSDFGLAKLLCSDNSYITTRVMGTFGYVAPEYASTGMLNERSDVYSFGILVMEIISGRNPVDYGRPPDEVHLIDWLKRLVSNRNPEGVLDPKLSEKPTSRALKRALLVALRCVDPNAQKRPKMGHIIHMLEAEEATLKGDRKTGKNPENSHSDNVKDGLSERQATELGETNVDEQRDT